A section of the Falco peregrinus isolate bFalPer1 chromosome 3, bFalPer1.pri, whole genome shotgun sequence genome encodes:
- the SYNC gene encoding LOW QUALITY PROTEIN: syncoilin (The sequence of the model RefSeq protein was modified relative to this genomic sequence to represent the inferred CDS: deleted 1 base in 1 codon), with protein MCSAEPEVLGSRGGRDLMAEPEPPLELQLDEAGASSAPQGAAAGAAPRPDLAHSPSDPAGGLRVTPPCTGRSDTCQELQAGGRDTSSELNMSNPQLGKDAAGAGIPLDVDVAGIPLDVDVDEIGIPLDVDAAGIPLDMDAGGTGVPLNVHAGGVEIPLDVDGAGIPLDVDTDGAGIPLDMDTDGTGIPLDMDAERVGIPADTDTDRTGIPLDMDAEGAGGPLDMDGTEHQCLTLEELGNYFQECIEAVEQLEKERDSLIVELGQLREPALQEIRHAHEEIQAACRLLAKVELERDNLKDEIRQIKQKLFKVTKECVACQYQLESRRHDLSQHTAYRGELETQAGQLSGELSRLKETCEKEKEVLKQRLEAPPSRQDNLYLQESRRLSMEFESFVAESRRGLEEHYEPQLLRLLERREAGAKALQEMQGEIQGMKEALRPLQGEVSRLRLQNRSLEEQIILVKQKRDEEVGQYREQVEELEDRLKELKNGVQLQQRKNQELEELRTSLHRELSIYKSCLEIYGHLCKSEEKAEQDC; from the exons ATGTGCAGCGCAGAGCCGGAGGTGCTGGGCTCCAGGGGAGGAAG GGACCTGATGGCAGAGCCCGAGCCCcctctggagctgcagctggatgAAGCCGGAGCATCCTCAGCCCCACAGGGagcggctgcaggagctgctccacGCCCGGACCTGGCACACAGCCCATCAGACCCAGCAGGGGGGTTGCGGGTGACACCCCCATGCACGGGCAGATCAGACacctgccaggagctgcaggcaggtggcagGGACACTTCCTCGGAGCTAAACATGTCAAATCCCCAGCTGGGCAAGGATGCAGCCGGGGCTGGGATCCCGTTGGACGTGGATGTGGCAGGAATCCCGCTGGATGTGGATGTAGATGAAATAGGGATCCCGCTGGATGTGGACGCAGCAGGGATCCCGCTGGACATGGATGCAGGAGGGACGGGGGTCCCGCTGAACGTGCATGCAGGTGGAGTAGAGATCCCACTAGATGTGGACGGGGCAGGGATCCCACTGGATGTGGACACAGATGGAGCAGGGATCCCACTGGACATGGACACAGATGGGACAGGGATCCCACTGGACATGGATGCAGAGAGGGTAGGGATCCCAGCCGACACGGACACAGACAGGACAGGGATCCCACTGGACATGGATGCAGAGGGGGCAGGCGGCCCCCTGGACATGGATGGCACGGAGCACCAGTGCCTGACGCTGGAAGAGCTGGGGAATTACTTCCAAGAGTGCATCGAAGCCGTcgagcagctggagaaggagcGAGACAGCCTGATCGTGGAGCTGGGCCAGCTCCGGGAGCCGGCGCTGCAGGAGATCCGCCATGCCCACGAGGAGATCCAGGCAGCCTGTCGGCTGCTGGCCAAAGtggagctggagagggacaaCCTGAAGGATGAGATCCGGCAGATCAAGCAGAAGCTGTTCAAGGTGACCAAGGAGTGCGTGGCTTGCCAGTACCAGCTGGAGAGCCGGCGGCACGACCTCTCCCAGCACACCGCTTACCGGGGGGAGCTGGAGACCCAGGCTGGGCAGCTCTCGGGCGAACTGTCCCGCCTGAAGGAGACCTgtgagaaggagaaggaggtttTGAAGCAACGGCTGGAGGCTCCGCCGTCTCGCCAGGATAACCTGTACCTGCAGGAGAGCCGCCGGCTCTCCATGGAGTTCGAGAGCTTCGTGGCGGAGAGCCGGCGGGGTCTGGAGGAGCACTACGAGCCCCAGCTGCTGCGGCTGCTGGAGAGACGCGAGGCG GGGGCGAAGGCGCTGCAGGAGATGCAGGGGGAGATCCAGGGCATGAAGGAAGCCCTGCGGCCCTTGCAGGGGGAGGTCAGCCGGCTGCGGCTGCAGAACCGCAGCCTGGAGGAGCAGATCATCCTCGTCAAGCAGAAGCGGGATGAAGAGGTCGGGCAGTACCGG GAGCaggtggaggagctggaagacaggctgaaggagctgaagaacggggtccagctccagcagcgcAAGAATCAGGAACTGGAGGAGCTGAGGACCAGCCTCCACCGGGAGCTCTCTATCTACAA GAGCTGCTTAGAAATCTACGGACACCTTTGCAAATcggaagaaaaagcagagcaggactGTTAG
- the RBBP4 gene encoding histone-binding protein RBBP4 isoform X2, whose product MADKEAFDDAVEERVINEEYKIWKKNTPFLYDLVMTHALEWPSLTAQWLPDVTRPEGKDFSIHRLVLGTHTSDEQNHLVIASVQLPNDDAQFDASHYDSEKGEFGGFGSVSGKIEIEIKINHEGEVNRARYMPQNPCIIATKTPSSDVLVFDYTKHPSKPDPSGECNPDLRLRGHQKEGYGLSWNPNLSGHLLSASDDHTICLWDISAVPKEGKVVDAKTIFTGHTAVVEDVSWHLLHESLFGSVADDQKLMIWDTRSNNTSKPSHSVDAHTAEVNCLSFNPYSEFILATGSADKTVALWDLRNLKLKLHSFESHKDEIFQVQWSPHNETILASSGTDRRLNVWDLSKIGEEQSPEDAEDGPPELLFIHGGHTAKISDFSWNPNEPWVICSVSEDNIMQVWQMAENIYNDEDPEGSVDPEGQGS is encoded by the exons atGGCCGACAAGGAAG CCTTTGATGATGCGGTGGAAGAACGTGTAATCAACGAAGAGTATAAAATATGGAAGAAGAATACCCCCTTCCTATATGATTTGGTAATGACCCATGCTTTGGAATGGCCCAGCTTGACTGCTCAGTGGCTTCCTGATGTAACAAG ACCTGAAGGCAAGGATTTCAGTATTCACCGGTTAGTCCTGGGGACCCATACTTCAGATGAACAAAATCATCTCGTGATAGCTAGTGTGCAGTTGCCTAACGATGATGCGCAGTTTGATGCTTCACACTATGATAGTGAGAAAGGAG AGTTTGGAGGCTTTGGATCAGTTAGTGGAAAAATTGAAATTGAAATCAAGATAAATCACGAGGGAGAAGTGAACAGAGCACGTTACATGCCACAGAACCCATGTATCATCGCTACCAAGACTCCATCCAGTGATGTCCTTGTCTTTGATTACACCAAACACCCTTCTAAACCAG ACCCTTCTGGAGAGTGTAACCCTGATCTGCGTCTTCGTGGACACCAGAAGGAAGGTTATGGGCTGTCATGGAACCCAAACCTGAGTGGGCATTTGCTTAGTGCTTCTGATGATCAT accattTGCTTGTGGGACATCAGTGCTGTTCCAAAAGAAGGCAAAGTAGTGGATGCAAAGACCATCTTCACAGGGCATACAGCAGTAGTGGAAGATGTATCTTGGCACCTGCTCCATGAATCTCTTTTTGGATCTGTTGCTGATGATCAGAAGCTCATGAT TTGGGATACTCGGTCAAACAACACCTCCAAACCTAGCCACTCGGTGGATGCTCACACAGCTGAAGTCAACTGCCTCTCTTTCAATCCCTATAGTGAGTTTATCCTGGCTACAGGATCAGCTGATAAG actGTTGCTCTATGGGACTTGAGGAACCTAAAACTGAAGTTGCACTCCTTTGAATCACataaagatgaaatatttcag GTTCAGTGGTCTCCCCATAATGAAACTATATTGGCCTCCAGTGGCACTGACCGCAGGCTAAATGTCTGGGACTTGAG taaaattGGAGAAGAGCAATCCCCTGAAGATGCTGAGGACGGTCCCCCGGAGCTGTTG TTTATTCATGGTGGTCATACTGCAAAGATCTCTGATTTCTCCTGGAATCCAAATGAACCCTGGGTAATTTGTTCTGTATCAGAAGATAATATCATGCAAGTCTGGCAAATG GCGGAGAACATCTATAACGATGAAGACCCTGAAGGAAGTGTGGATCCAGAAGGTCAAGGATCCTAG
- the RBBP4 gene encoding histone-binding protein RBBP4 isoform X1: MADKEAAFDDAVEERVINEEYKIWKKNTPFLYDLVMTHALEWPSLTAQWLPDVTRPEGKDFSIHRLVLGTHTSDEQNHLVIASVQLPNDDAQFDASHYDSEKGEFGGFGSVSGKIEIEIKINHEGEVNRARYMPQNPCIIATKTPSSDVLVFDYTKHPSKPDPSGECNPDLRLRGHQKEGYGLSWNPNLSGHLLSASDDHTICLWDISAVPKEGKVVDAKTIFTGHTAVVEDVSWHLLHESLFGSVADDQKLMIWDTRSNNTSKPSHSVDAHTAEVNCLSFNPYSEFILATGSADKTVALWDLRNLKLKLHSFESHKDEIFQVQWSPHNETILASSGTDRRLNVWDLSKIGEEQSPEDAEDGPPELLFIHGGHTAKISDFSWNPNEPWVICSVSEDNIMQVWQMAENIYNDEDPEGSVDPEGQGS; the protein is encoded by the exons atGGCCGACAAGGAAG cagCCTTTGATGATGCGGTGGAAGAACGTGTAATCAACGAAGAGTATAAAATATGGAAGAAGAATACCCCCTTCCTATATGATTTGGTAATGACCCATGCTTTGGAATGGCCCAGCTTGACTGCTCAGTGGCTTCCTGATGTAACAAG ACCTGAAGGCAAGGATTTCAGTATTCACCGGTTAGTCCTGGGGACCCATACTTCAGATGAACAAAATCATCTCGTGATAGCTAGTGTGCAGTTGCCTAACGATGATGCGCAGTTTGATGCTTCACACTATGATAGTGAGAAAGGAG AGTTTGGAGGCTTTGGATCAGTTAGTGGAAAAATTGAAATTGAAATCAAGATAAATCACGAGGGAGAAGTGAACAGAGCACGTTACATGCCACAGAACCCATGTATCATCGCTACCAAGACTCCATCCAGTGATGTCCTTGTCTTTGATTACACCAAACACCCTTCTAAACCAG ACCCTTCTGGAGAGTGTAACCCTGATCTGCGTCTTCGTGGACACCAGAAGGAAGGTTATGGGCTGTCATGGAACCCAAACCTGAGTGGGCATTTGCTTAGTGCTTCTGATGATCAT accattTGCTTGTGGGACATCAGTGCTGTTCCAAAAGAAGGCAAAGTAGTGGATGCAAAGACCATCTTCACAGGGCATACAGCAGTAGTGGAAGATGTATCTTGGCACCTGCTCCATGAATCTCTTTTTGGATCTGTTGCTGATGATCAGAAGCTCATGAT TTGGGATACTCGGTCAAACAACACCTCCAAACCTAGCCACTCGGTGGATGCTCACACAGCTGAAGTCAACTGCCTCTCTTTCAATCCCTATAGTGAGTTTATCCTGGCTACAGGATCAGCTGATAAG actGTTGCTCTATGGGACTTGAGGAACCTAAAACTGAAGTTGCACTCCTTTGAATCACataaagatgaaatatttcag GTTCAGTGGTCTCCCCATAATGAAACTATATTGGCCTCCAGTGGCACTGACCGCAGGCTAAATGTCTGGGACTTGAG taaaattGGAGAAGAGCAATCCCCTGAAGATGCTGAGGACGGTCCCCCGGAGCTGTTG TTTATTCATGGTGGTCATACTGCAAAGATCTCTGATTTCTCCTGGAATCCAAATGAACCCTGGGTAATTTGTTCTGTATCAGAAGATAATATCATGCAAGTCTGGCAAATG GCGGAGAACATCTATAACGATGAAGACCCTGAAGGAAGTGTGGATCCAGAAGGTCAAGGATCCTAG